A stretch of the Clavibacter sp. B3I6 genome encodes the following:
- a CDS encoding branched-chain amino acid ABC transporter permease, translating to MNTNFIFLAIGEIFSPTTAAYALATVGLVIHFGFTGLLNFGQAGFMAIGGYAFAITAVMYDWPVWASLLAAIVASTVFALILGIPTLRLRADYLSIVTIAAAEIIRLSVKTPEFSSVTGGSEGINGAAAGFNDLNPLPEGRFGAGVLTYSADQWWIRIVGWGLVGIACLLVFLLMRSPWGRVLKGVREDEDAVRALGKNVYSYKMQALVLGGVFGGLAGVVFILPRSLQPDNYGTQLTFFLYTIMLLGGAATIFGPVIGSIIFWVTLSLSDGLLSLAVSNEWLPISSTQQGPIRFIIVGVALMLLVIFRPQGIFGKKKETHFA from the coding sequence ATGAACACCAACTTCATCTTCCTGGCGATCGGCGAGATCTTCTCGCCGACCACCGCGGCGTACGCGCTCGCGACCGTCGGCCTCGTGATCCACTTCGGCTTCACGGGCCTGCTCAACTTCGGCCAGGCCGGCTTCATGGCCATCGGCGGGTACGCGTTCGCCATCACGGCGGTCATGTACGACTGGCCCGTCTGGGCGTCCCTCCTCGCGGCGATCGTCGCCAGCACCGTGTTCGCGCTCATCCTCGGCATCCCGACCCTCCGGTTGCGGGCCGACTACTTGAGCATCGTGACCATCGCGGCGGCGGAGATCATCCGGTTGAGCGTCAAGACGCCGGAGTTCTCGAGCGTCACGGGCGGCTCCGAGGGCATCAACGGCGCGGCCGCGGGGTTCAACGACCTCAACCCGCTGCCCGAGGGCCGCTTCGGCGCCGGCGTCCTCACCTACTCCGCCGACCAGTGGTGGATCCGCATCGTGGGCTGGGGCCTCGTCGGCATCGCCTGCCTCCTGGTCTTCCTGCTCATGCGCAGCCCCTGGGGCCGCGTGCTGAAGGGCGTGCGCGAGGACGAGGACGCGGTCCGCGCGCTCGGCAAGAACGTGTACTCCTACAAGATGCAGGCGCTCGTGCTCGGCGGCGTGTTCGGCGGGCTCGCGGGCGTGGTCTTCATCCTCCCGAGGTCGCTGCAGCCCGACAACTACGGCACGCAGCTCACGTTCTTCCTCTACACGATCATGCTGCTGGGCGGTGCCGCGACGATCTTCGGCCCGGTCATCGGCTCGATCATCTTCTGGGTCACGCTGTCGCTCTCGGACGGCCTGCTCAGCCTCGCGGTATCGAACGAGTGGCTGCCCATCTCGAGCACCCAGCAGGGCCCGATCCGCTTCATCATCGTGGGCGTCGCGCTCATGCTGCTCGTGATCTTCCGACCACAGGGCATCTTCGGGAAGAAGAAGGAGACGCACTTTGCCTGA